One Leptolyngbya ohadii IS1 genomic window carries:
- a CDS encoding transposase, translating into MKGRKRHIVVDVLGLVLGGYVSAANVSDVKAAPGVLVWVLQMYQRIVKVLADKGYRGNLGKLLQQFFEQEGRQVEVEISQRAEDAKGFQVEPKRWIVERTWTWLENARILNRDYERLPENHEGMIYVVMIRLMLQRLTKNRRTWNRETA; encoded by the coding sequence GTGAAAGGGCGCAAGCGTCATATTGTGGTCGATGTGTTGGGCTTGGTGCTGGGTGGCTATGTCAGTGCCGCCAATGTATCAGATGTTAAAGCGGCTCCAGGTGTTTTAGTCTGGGTGCTCCAGATGTATCAACGGATTGTCAAAGTGCTAGCAGATAAGGGGTATCGAGGAAACCTGGGAAAGTTGCTTCAACAGTTTTTTGAGCAAGAAGGACGGCAAGTCGAGGTTGAGATTAGCCAGCGAGCAGAGGATGCCAAGGGGTTTCAGGTGGAACCGAAGCGATGGATAGTGGAGCGAACTTGGACTTGGCTGGAGAATGCCCGAATTCTCAATCGAGACTATGAACGATTACCGGAAAATCACGAAGGCATGATTTATGTGGTGATGATTCGATTGATGCTGCAAAGACTGACTAAAAACAGACGAACCTGGAATCGCGAAACTGCTTAA
- a CDS encoding Lrp/AsnC family transcriptional regulator, whose amino-acid sequence MKKKLSGVKPVNELKIDTRSVEKQNTSRQSTSKQNTGKQNVDRQNANKQVGQSQQLDDRDRLLLQLLQENSRTSNAELARQLKLTAPGLQKRLKKLEDNGFIDRYVTLVNREALGFDLLCFAQVTLAHHQPECVGQFCQQVQGLPEVLECHHLTGEFDYLLKVVAPNRQRLEQLMSETITQLPGVDKVRTNIVLNEVKASTSLPLVESASST is encoded by the coding sequence TTGAAGAAGAAACTCTCTGGGGTCAAACCCGTCAATGAACTCAAAATTGACACACGAAGCGTCGAAAAACAAAATACAAGCAGGCAAAGTACGAGCAAACAAAACACAGGCAAACAAAATGTAGATAGACAGAATGCAAATAAACAGGTCGGTCAATCCCAGCAACTCGACGATCGAGATCGACTGCTGCTGCAACTTCTTCAAGAAAACAGCCGCACCAGTAATGCCGAACTCGCACGTCAATTAAAACTCACCGCCCCAGGGCTGCAAAAGCGGCTCAAGAAGTTAGAAGACAATGGGTTTATCGATCGCTACGTAACCCTAGTCAACCGCGAGGCGTTAGGATTTGATCTACTCTGTTTTGCTCAAGTCACTCTTGCCCATCACCAACCAGAGTGCGTAGGGCAGTTCTGCCAGCAGGTGCAAGGACTACCGGAGGTGCTGGAGTGCCATCATTTGACTGGAGAATTTGACTACTTGCTCAAAGTGGTTGCACCCAATCGCCAACGCTTGGAACAACTGATGAGTGAAACTATCACTCAACTTCCAGGAGTCGATAAAGTGAGAACCAATATTGTTTTAAATGAGGTCAAAGCCTCAACCTCTTTGCCGTTAGTAGAATCAGCATCATCTACCTGA
- a CDS encoding alpha/beta hydrolase has product MKHIQGRVKGFRGCHLYYQSWLPTQPSQAIIVLVHGIGGHSGVFQNVVEYLVPQGYEVYAFDLRGHGRSPGQRGHINQWREFREDLHSFLQYIRLQRTCCPLIVWGHSLGGTIALDYALRSPSEIQGLILTAPALSKIKIARTKLVLGRMLSRTVPRFSLKLGISTQLGSRDPEMVAAYTQDPLRHEYGSARLATEFFTTVRWIQSHASELKIPLLIMHGSSDHVTLPEGSRAFFQQVIFPDKEHREYDGNYHDLYIDNGYEEIFADLTTWLKQHLDQAEYCQPFDLGLAN; this is encoded by the coding sequence ATGAAGCATATACAGGGAAGAGTTAAGGGATTCCGAGGATGCCATCTATATTATCAAAGCTGGCTGCCGACTCAACCTAGCCAAGCAATAATTGTCCTGGTTCATGGCATAGGAGGACATAGCGGCGTTTTTCAAAATGTGGTTGAATATCTCGTTCCTCAAGGTTATGAGGTTTATGCCTTTGATCTGCGAGGGCATGGACGATCGCCCGGACAGCGAGGACATATCAACCAGTGGAGAGAATTTCGAGAAGACCTGCATTCCTTCTTGCAGTATATTCGGTTGCAGCGCACCTGCTGCCCGTTAATTGTATGGGGACATAGCTTAGGTGGAACGATCGCTCTAGACTATGCACTGCGATCGCCTAGCGAAATTCAGGGACTCATTCTTACAGCCCCGGCGCTTAGCAAAATTAAGATTGCTCGCACAAAACTCGTGCTAGGACGTATGTTGTCTAGAACAGTGCCGCGCTTCAGTCTTAAATTGGGAATTAGTACCCAGTTGGGTTCCCGTGATCCAGAGATGGTTGCTGCTTATACTCAAGACCCCCTGCGTCATGAGTATGGCAGTGCTAGGCTAGCGACGGAGTTTTTTACAACGGTACGCTGGATTCAATCCCACGCCTCTGAACTGAAGATTCCGCTCCTGATTATGCACGGCAGTAGCGATCACGTCACGTTGCCTGAAGGAAGCCGTGCATTCTTTCAACAGGTCATTTTTCCCGATAAGGAACATCGCGAATACGACGGTAATTATCACGATCTGTATATCGATAACGGCTATGAGGAGATCTTCGCCGATCTCACAACCTGGCTCAAGCAACATCTTGACCAAGCAGAATACTGCCAGCCCTTTGATTTGGGATTAGCCAATTGA
- a CDS encoding LysR family transcriptional regulator, giving the protein MKSINLAAIDLNLLVAFEALLEQHSVTKAAEQLQIGQPAMSAALSRLRILFDDELFVRLGRQMQPTLKAQAIAPGILEALQQIRQTMTASQTFEPSISDRTFTMGSSDYTSFVLMPPLLNFSLHNAPSINVQMIEFEKDRVGTLLEQGEIDLALGVFPDPPRQTQWEPLFEERFVGIARQGHPLIQQGTMSLEAFAQFPHALTTLRRDTVGAIDKALNEQNLARRVAFTTPHMMVLPFAIASSDLVGALPRRIALRLATICDLTIFELPVKTKPWTVSMLWSTLSDQDEANRWLRNTIKTISQKIETF; this is encoded by the coding sequence ATGAAATCGATAAACCTGGCGGCGATCGACTTAAACCTGTTAGTTGCCTTTGAAGCCCTTTTGGAGCAGCACAGCGTTACAAAAGCTGCCGAGCAGCTTCAGATTGGTCAGCCTGCCATGAGTGCAGCCCTCAGTCGTTTACGGATTTTGTTTGACGATGAATTGTTTGTGCGGTTGGGGCGACAGATGCAGCCGACGCTTAAAGCCCAGGCGATCGCCCCCGGTATCCTGGAAGCATTGCAACAGATTCGCCAGACCATGACTGCCAGCCAAACCTTTGAACCATCCATCAGCGATCGCACCTTTACGATGGGGAGTTCAGACTATACCAGCTTTGTCCTGATGCCGCCGTTACTGAACTTTAGCCTTCACAACGCTCCTTCCATCAACGTTCAAATGATTGAATTCGAGAAGGACAGGGTTGGGACTTTATTAGAACAAGGGGAAATCGATTTAGCATTGGGTGTTTTTCCCGATCCACCCCGACAAACGCAATGGGAACCTCTCTTTGAAGAGCGATTTGTGGGAATTGCTCGTCAAGGACATCCGCTTATTCAGCAAGGAACGATGAGCTTAGAAGCCTTTGCCCAGTTTCCTCACGCTCTCACAACGCTACGTCGAGATACAGTGGGTGCGATCGATAAGGCGTTGAATGAGCAAAACTTAGCGCGTCGGGTTGCATTCACAACACCGCACATGATGGTTTTGCCGTTTGCGATCGCATCGAGTGATTTAGTCGGAGCGCTCCCCCGACGCATTGCGCTGCGTTTAGCAACCATCTGTGATTTGACCATTTTTGAACTACCAGTCAAAACAAAACCGTGGACGGTTTCCATGCTATGGAGTACTTTGAGCGATCAAGACGAAGCGAATCGTTGGTTACGCAACACAATCAAAACAATCTCTCAAAAGATTGAGACTTTCTAA
- a CDS encoding transposase translates to MLPAPKPLGKDREVDLRDVLNAIFYRADNALKWRALPKHFPAWQTVYGYYRLWVRLGVWEQINTALVRQVRQAAGRHEEPSLVIIDSQSVRLGQKGGRSRALMATKR, encoded by the coding sequence TTGTTACCTGCTCCTAAACCTCTGGGCAAAGACCGAGAGGTGGATTTAAGAGACGTTCTCAATGCCATCTTCTACCGGGCAGACAACGCTCTAAAATGGCGGGCACTTCCCAAGCATTTCCCAGCGTGGCAAACGGTGTACGGCTACTACCGCTTGTGGGTGAGATTGGGAGTATGGGAGCAAATTAATACTGCACTGGTGCGGCAGGTGCGGCAAGCCGCAGGACGCCATGAAGAACCGAGCTTGGTGATCATTGATAGTCAGTCGGTGAGACTCGGACAAAAAGGGGGGAGGAGCAGGGCTTTGATGGCAACAAAAAGGTGA
- a CDS encoding AraC family transcriptional regulator, translating to MAKEPVFLFDRPKFSKSMDALTEILKSVKLHSTVHCRSEFSAPWGVQIEAMADASFHVVMRGHCWLEVEGVDEQIPLVGGDLVVLPTGVAHALRGSFAVAEGNRPNSPVVPLGELLSHRPCQGQLTLSYGGGGTGTTVLCGKASFENREINPLLSALPPLLLIKGEEGRAVEWLDSTLQFIACETASNRPGAEMMITYLSNIVFIQAVRAYLSSLKPDDNSWLRGLIDPQLSIALALIHHQPETNWTVENLAKRVNMSRSGFAARFKWLMGEAPLQYVTRWRMVRAVELLRSSSLTVGEIAERVGYDSETAFSKAFKRQMGQPPNQYRKQSAV from the coding sequence ATGGCGAAAGAGCCAGTATTCCTATTCGATCGTCCAAAGTTTTCTAAATCAATGGATGCCCTGACCGAGATTCTTAAATCTGTCAAATTACACAGCACTGTGCATTGTCGCTCTGAGTTTTCGGCCCCCTGGGGTGTTCAGATTGAGGCGATGGCAGATGCTTCATTTCATGTGGTGATGCGGGGTCATTGCTGGCTGGAAGTAGAAGGAGTAGATGAACAGATTCCGTTGGTTGGGGGTGATCTGGTGGTGCTGCCCACAGGCGTTGCCCATGCGTTGCGCGGGAGCTTCGCTGTTGCCGAAGGCAATCGCCCCAATAGTCCCGTCGTACCCCTGGGCGAACTGCTGTCTCATCGCCCTTGCCAGGGACAATTGACCTTAAGCTATGGTGGCGGTGGAACCGGAACAACCGTTTTGTGCGGTAAAGCCAGCTTTGAAAACCGTGAGATCAATCCTTTACTCTCTGCTTTGCCACCGCTGCTGTTGATTAAAGGAGAAGAGGGACGAGCAGTAGAGTGGTTGGATTCTACCCTGCAATTTATTGCCTGCGAAACGGCATCAAACCGTCCAGGGGCAGAAATGATGATTACTTACCTATCAAACATTGTGTTTATTCAGGCGGTACGAGCTTATCTCAGTAGCTTGAAGCCAGATGACAACAGTTGGTTGCGTGGATTGATTGATCCACAACTCAGCATTGCTCTGGCGCTAATCCATCATCAACCTGAAACAAACTGGACGGTAGAGAATCTAGCAAAACGAGTGAATATGTCCCGTTCTGGATTTGCAGCCCGATTCAAGTGGTTAATGGGAGAAGCGCCGCTGCAATATGTCACCCGTTGGCGAATGGTTCGGGCAGTTGAGTTATTGCGATCGAGCAGTTTGACAGTGGGAGAGATCGCCGAACGCGTTGGATATGACTCTGAAACGGCATTTAGCAAAGCCTTTAAGCGTCAAATGGGACAACCACCCAATCAATATCGCAAGCAATCTGCGGTGTAA
- a CDS encoding response regulator — translation MVRKILVVDDEADLRNLIQTCLELIGGWQVVTAASGVEALQEAQNRQLDAILLDLMMPGLDGLAILQQLRSNDNTKQIPVVLLTAKGRAIETGQFDDLNVLGTIKKPFNPVKLAGQIETLLSNAP, via the coding sequence ATGGTCAGAAAGATACTGGTCGTGGATGATGAAGCAGATTTAAGAAACTTAATTCAAACTTGCTTAGAACTGATCGGTGGATGGCAAGTTGTGACAGCAGCTTCAGGAGTAGAAGCCCTGCAAGAAGCTCAAAATCGCCAGCTTGACGCAATTCTTCTGGATCTCATGATGCCAGGATTAGACGGATTGGCAATCCTGCAACAGCTGCGATCGAACGACAATACAAAGCAGATTCCCGTTGTGCTGCTGACTGCAAAAGGGCGGGCGATCGAAACAGGTCAGTTTGACGACCTCAATGTGCTTGGAACTATCAAAAAACCGTTCAATCCCGTTAAGCTGGCGGGACAAATCGAGACATTGTTAAGCAACGCTCCATGA
- a CDS encoding NmrA family NAD(P)-binding protein, with protein MSIAIAGATGNTGGRIAQQLVEAGANVTVLVRNPEKLHPVIRQNATVHQGLLEDTQFVIEATQGAEALYWVVPYNFGAPNFRAYQHHVGNVAAAAIAANQIPYVVNLSSNGAHLPQGMGPISGLYEVEQRLNAIAQNIVHLRPGFFMENYLMQLEPIRTTNSVFLPVAGDCRLAMIATQDIATVAAKLLLQRHWTGHSVLGLHGPTDLSFDEAAAVLSQELGRSIVHVSITSEQFRDSLLHIGASENVAADYVEMWQGLSNPEYTPAEPRTSQTTTHTTFAQFVREQVSPQLSQLIPS; from the coding sequence ATGTCGATCGCAATTGCTGGCGCTACCGGAAATACAGGCGGACGGATTGCACAACAGTTAGTTGAAGCTGGAGCAAACGTCACTGTGTTGGTCAGAAATCCTGAAAAGCTACACCCTGTTATTCGTCAGAATGCGACTGTTCATCAAGGTTTACTGGAGGATACCCAATTTGTGATTGAAGCAACTCAAGGGGCAGAAGCCCTGTACTGGGTTGTGCCGTATAACTTTGGTGCTCCAAATTTTCGAGCGTATCAGCATCATGTCGGTAATGTTGCAGCAGCAGCGATTGCAGCCAATCAAATTCCCTATGTCGTCAATCTTTCCAGTAACGGCGCTCATTTACCGCAGGGAATGGGTCCCATTTCTGGCTTGTATGAGGTTGAGCAACGATTGAATGCGATCGCACAAAATATCGTCCACTTGCGACCAGGCTTTTTTATGGAAAACTATCTGATGCAGTTAGAACCCATTCGCACTACAAATAGTGTGTTTTTACCTGTCGCGGGCGATTGCCGTCTTGCCATGATTGCCACCCAAGATATTGCGACCGTCGCGGCAAAATTACTGTTGCAACGCCATTGGACTGGACATTCTGTGCTGGGATTGCATGGTCCTACTGACCTGAGTTTCGACGAAGCAGCAGCGGTTTTAAGCCAGGAGTTGGGGCGATCGATTGTCCATGTGTCGATCACATCAGAGCAATTTCGCGATAGCTTGCTGCACATCGGCGCAAGTGAGAATGTTGCGGCGGACTATGTGGAAATGTGGCAGGGTTTGAGTAATCCAGAGTACACTCCCGCAGAACCGCGCACATCCCAGACAACGACACACACAACGTTTGCTCAATTCGTGAGGGAGCAAGTATCACCCCAATTGAGCCAACTCATTCCTTCATAG
- a CDS encoding ester cyclase encodes MTPTEEQNLAIARIFVEQFLGKGDMSVAADVLDENVQAITGLKPDGPIDGREAYKQVFSAFFDAFPPLPGFEMMIEDMFAAGDRVVVRFRSVQKPAKEFFGVAATNRDITFIETHVMRLREGKIVENVVSATNLEFEMLMAPVLTPLILK; translated from the coding sequence ATGACTCCAACGGAAGAACAAAACTTGGCGATCGCCCGTATCTTTGTTGAGCAGTTTTTGGGTAAAGGTGATATGAGCGTAGCGGCGGATGTGCTGGATGAAAACGTACAGGCAATCACTGGGTTAAAGCCAGATGGACCTATCGACGGACGTGAAGCTTACAAGCAAGTGTTTAGTGCCTTTTTCGATGCCTTTCCTCCCCTTCCAGGCTTCGAGATGATGATTGAAGATATGTTTGCAGCAGGCGATCGGGTCGTCGTTCGCTTTCGATCCGTGCAAAAACCTGCCAAAGAGTTTTTTGGTGTTGCTGCTACAAATCGGGACATCACGTTTATTGAAACTCATGTCATGCGGTTACGTGAGGGTAAGATTGTGGAGAATGTGGTCAGTGCAACCAATCTGGAGTTTGAAATGTTAATGGCTCCTGTTCTAACACCGCTCATTCTCAAGTAA
- a CDS encoding SDR family oxidoreductase: MSMTQKVAVITGSHKGLGYAIARQLAQQENIRVVLTSRQEQDGLAAQQRLSQENIQVDFHPLDVTSDASVQQFTAWVQQTYGRVDILVNNAGVNPTAQPEESSLLTVQLETMLATLTTNVLAVARITQALMPLMKAQNYGRIVNVSTEMASLTSMGSDYYPLAPSYRLSKVGLNGLTALWAKELQGTNILINAYSPGWMQTDMGGSNAPFTADEGAETAVYLATLTEGGTQGKFFAEMRRAGGAVALAW, from the coding sequence ATGAGCATGACGCAAAAAGTTGCCGTAATCACGGGGAGCCACAAAGGATTGGGGTATGCGATTGCTCGCCAGTTAGCACAGCAGGAGAATATTCGGGTTGTGCTGACCAGTCGGCAAGAACAAGATGGTCTTGCAGCTCAACAGCGTCTATCTCAAGAAAATATTCAAGTAGATTTTCATCCTTTGGATGTCACCAGCGATGCCAGTGTGCAGCAGTTTACAGCCTGGGTGCAGCAGACGTATGGCAGAGTCGATATTCTGGTCAACAATGCAGGTGTCAACCCAACGGCGCAACCCGAAGAGTCCAGTCTGCTTACGGTACAACTGGAAACGATGCTGGCAACGTTGACAACCAATGTTTTAGCCGTAGCTCGCATCACTCAAGCGCTCATGCCCTTGATGAAAGCACAAAACTACGGGCGGATTGTCAACGTGTCTACAGAAATGGCTTCCCTGACCTCAATGGGCAGCGATTACTATCCATTGGCTCCGTCCTATCGCCTGTCTAAAGTTGGGCTGAATGGACTAACGGCACTCTGGGCAAAGGAACTCCAGGGCACCAATATTTTAATCAATGCTTACTCTCCGGGTTGGATGCAAACGGATATGGGCGGTTCTAATGCGCCGTTTACAGCCGATGAAGGTGCTGAAACCGCCGTCTATCTGGCAACGCTGACCGAGGGTGGGACACAGGGCAAGTTTTTTGCAGAGATGCGGAGGGCTGGAGGGGCAGTGGCACTAGCCTGGTAG